A window of Maioricimonas rarisocia genomic DNA:
TGGAAGCGATCCGCCGGGGATGAATCCGCGATGATCACCGTCCAGAACGTTGTCCGAACGCTGCACCGCGGCGATACCGCGATCCCGGTCCTCAGGGGAATCTCCTGTGAGATCGCGGAAGGGGCCTTTACGTTCATTGTTGGCCCGTCCGGCAGCGGCAAGAGCACGCTGCTGTACCTGCTCGGAGCTCTCGATCAGCCGACCTCGGGTGAGATCACCGTGGGGGGCCAGCGGTTCTCCGAAATGACCGAAGCCGACCGCGACGCCTTTCGTCGATCGAACGTCGGATTCATCTTTCAGAGCTTCAATCTGCTCGGCAATCTCGACGCCGTGGGAAACGTCCTCGTTCCTTACCTGCCGACCGGTCAGGCGGGCGAGCGTCGCAAGGAAGCGGTCGAACTGCTGCACCGG
This region includes:
- a CDS encoding ABC transporter ATP-binding protein; amino-acid sequence: MITVQNVVRTLHRGDTAIPVLRGISCEIAEGAFTFIVGPSGSGKSTLLYLLGALDQPTSGEITVGGQRFSEMTEADRDAFRRSNVGFIFQSFNLLGNLDAVGNVLVPYLPTGQAGERRKEAVELLHRVGLGQRLDHRPGQLSGGEQQRVAIARALLKRPSMVLADEPTGELDTETGEEVFHYLRDLQATHGSTVVVVTHDQRYIRPTDVVLEIRDGRFVGQSTEPVETGQV